In the Bacteroidota bacterium genome, CGCCAGTATGGAACTTTCGGAGGCCTTGCTTAATTATAAGCAGTATATTTGCGCGGAAATTTTGGCAGACAGTTTGAGTAGTTCAGATGAGCTTGTTCAGGCCGAAGCAATTTCTATAAACGACATACCAATCAAGGTTCTAATTCAAAAAAATTAGCATCATGGCACAAAAACCAACTAAAAAAGCGGCAAAAACCGCAAAACCAAAAGCTAAACCGGTTGTAAAATCGAAGACATCGGCAAAAACCCCTGCAAAAAAGGTGGCTCCGAAACCGGCAAAAAAAGCAGCAGCTAAACCCGTGAAAAAGGCTGCTCCGGCTAAATCTGCTCCTAAAAAGGCAGCAAAAAAAGTTGTTGCTAAAGCAGCAGCTAAACCTGTGAAAAAAGCAGCTCCGGTAAAACCCGTAGCTAAAAAAGTAAAAGCCCCTGTTAAACCGGTTGCCGTAAAAGCAGCGCCGGCAGCAAAAGTGCAAACAACAAAGGCCCCCGTTAAAACCGTTACCAAAAATGAGGTTGTAAAAGAAAAAGAAGTGAAAAAGGCAGTAACAAAAACGGTAGCGCCAAAACCGGAAGTAAAAAAAGAGGCCCCTGTTGTTAAAGCAGTTCCTAAAAGGTTGATAAAACCGGTTGTTAAAATAACACCGGCACCTGTAAATACCGATAACAGAAGCAGATACAGTGATGCTGAATTAGCAGAATTTAAAGAGCTGATTTCAGGCAAGCTGGAAACTTCAAAATCGGAATTAAAATATTTGCAGGAACAAATCAGCCGCAGCAGCGAAATGGGTGATGATTCAGATGCACGTTTTAAAGGTTTGGAAGATGGTACTTCAACTTCGGAGCGCGAATATCTGAGTCAAATGGCTTCGCGCCAGATTCAATATATCGGCCATCTTGAAAAAGCGATGATCAGAATTGAAAATAAAACCTATGGCATATGCCGTGAAACCGGCAAACTGATTTCTAAAGAACGCCTTCGTGCTGTGCCGCATGCTACATTAAGTATCGAAGCAAAACAAGGTAAAGGATAAATCAGTGAAAAAATCCTATCTCGCCATTGGCATCATATTTTTGGTTTTACTCATTGACCAGGTTCTAAAATTCTGGATTAAAACCACATTTACCCTTGGTGAAGAAATAAATATTCTTGGCTTAAGCTGGGCTAAACTCCATTTTGTTGAAAATGAAGGTATGGCATTCGGCATGGAGTTAGGTGGAAATTATGGCAAACTTGCCCTCACCTTATTCCGGTTAATTGCAGTATTTTTTATTGGATATTATTTATACACGCTAATAAAGTCAAAAGCCGGAAACGGATTAATCATCAGCATTGCATTAGTTTTTGCGGGTGCGATGGGGAATATTATCGACAGCGTATTTTACGGTGTTTTATTTTCAGCTTCTGATTACAGTGTTCTTGCGCAGTTTTTACCTGAAGGTGGTGGATATACTACTTTGCTGCACGGTCATGTGGTAGACATGTTTTATTTTCCGATGGCTGATGGTCGTTACCCGGAGTGGATACCGTTTTTGGGAGGAAAATATTATTCGTTTTTCAGACCTGTATTTAACGTTGCCGACAGTGCAATTACTATAGGTGTATTATCGATTTTATTGTTTCAACGCAGCATATTTGCACATACTGAAGAGGAGCAAAAACCAACTGAAATAAATTCAGAGCCCCCTGTAACTCATGAGGAAAGCACTGAACAACATACCATCTCTTAACAGTTTTAAATACCCAACTATTTAAGCTTTTTAACTTAAGTTTGTTGTTGCTAATAATGATGAAAAACATTGAAGATTTACAACAATTTTATCAGCAGGAAATAGTTCCCGGACTTTCAGAACTGGAAATTTTACGCAAAGCACAATTACGCCGATTAAGGTTTATGTGGATTGCCACAGTAGTTTCGCTATTGCTTGGTTTTATTACATTAATGCCACCGCTTATTCTGGTATTTTTATTAATATCATTATTACTGTATTTTTTCTTTTTCGGATTTAAACGCAAGCGCCCCGATTTTAAAGCAGAATATAAAAAAGTTGTTATCGGAAAACTCATTCAGTTTGTTGCACCCGATTTAGTTTTTACACCAAATTTATTTATTCCGCAATCGCAATATAATACCAGCAAGATATTTTTATCCAGCCCCGATATTTATAAAGGTGAAGATTTAGTGGAAGGTAAAATTGATAAAACACAAGTAAAATTTTGTGAATTACACACGCAAGATCGCCAAACCGACAGCAAGGGAAGAACACATTATGTTACCATTTTTAAAGGGTTATTTTTTATTGCAGATTTTAATAAAAACTTTGCCGGACAAACATATGTATTAAGCGACTTTGGCGAACGTTTTTTAGGTGGATTTGGAAAGATGTTACAAAACCTAAGCGTTGGAAGGCCCGATGTTGTTAGGCTTGAGGATGTTGAGTTTGAAAAACAATTTGTGGTTTACAGTACCGATGAAGTTGAGGCAAGATATATTCTTTCACCTTCATTTATGGAACAAATAATGGCATTTAAAAATAAAACAAATGCTAAAATCCAATTTTCGTTTGTAGGCAATAATATTTATATGGCCATGCCAATGAAAGAAAATTTATTTGAGCCATCGTTGCGTAAAACGGTAATGAATTTTGAAGATATTAAATCGTATTATTCGCAATTACAATTCTGCGTTTCAATTGTTGATGCATTAAATTTAAATACCCGCGTTTGGACTAAACAATAATGTTTTATTGTTTATTAATGTGATATATTTTGTAGGTTATTTGCCAGCCTTCTGCACCTAAAGCAGTATTTAGCGCAATTTCCATAACCATATCGCTGTAAATTTCTTCGCTGAAACCTTCATTAAATGTAAGCGGCAACCAGGTAGTAATATCACTACTATATGTTGGACCTGAAAATTTATAAGTATCAGATAATGTAGTGCAACAACTTATTTTTAAATTTTTAATCACATTTACATAATCGTTATACAGTTTTCTGGCTTCAAGAGAATCTGTTCCGAGATACAGAATATTGTAATAAGCAGCCTTTCTTGTGGAGTCGGCAGGAACTACTCCTGCTTCAAGCGAATTTTTAGTCATTAAATTGCTGTACCATCCGGCTTGCCTTTCAATAAGTATTGGTCTTTGGGCAGTTTGCAGGGTTTTGAAATCGGTAGCAAAGTCGGTAATTACTTTATTCACTAACACCCCAAACTCAACGCGGTTCGGTGTTTGTAAAGCCTGCATTTTAGCTTCATTGTCTTTTATAACCCACTTTTCCCAGGTCAGCACGTCAGGAGCGGCAACAATTGCGGCGCTTTTTGCAGTAGTATCGGGCCCCTGAAACAGGTTATCTTCAAAAACACCTGCAATTTGACCACCATCTGCGGTATAAAAAGCTCCTTTGCCATGGAGTCCGTTAAATTTAAACTCTCCCACATAAAAAGCACCATTTGCCCAGTCGTAACGACCATATCCGTGTCTCGCCCCGTTTTCCCAGTTCCCGGTATACATGTCACCATTTTCCAGTTTAAACACACTATATCCATTTTCGCAATTGCCAACAATACATTGAGCCGAGGAGCTTTTGGCAAACAGAATTTGGGATAGCGCAATAATAAAAACCAAGTATGTATTTAATTTCATATGTCAATAAGTCGTTTTACCGGTCTGTTTTAGATTTAGAACGATGTTTAACACTGCGTTCGGTATAATTGTGCGACAACACACTAATATTTCCATTTACTTCAAGCATACACAAATCAACTTGTGTAAAGTCGGACAAGCCATGTTCCCGAACCACTGCCATAAGCTCGTCGGAACTGATGCCAACCCTACGTAAATGCGCATTGTTCACGCTGCCTTTATAGATGAGCAAAACCGGATTTCCCTCCAATAATTTTTTAACAGGGCCATACCGTTCCACCATTTTTAAGACAAAATTGATAACAAACAGGGTAATAGCAGCAACAATTCCGCCAAAAAGTGTTGTGTCGGGTCCGAGCATGGCATTTTGCACGGCATTGCTGATTAATAATACCAATACAAAGTCAATTACACTCAATTGGGCGATCTCACGCTTTCCCATTATGCGCAGGCCTGCAAGCACAATAAAATAGATTACGGTAACCCGCAAAACGATTTGAAGGAGCACATTTGTATCAATTGCCATGTCACATTGTATTTAAGGGTGAAAGGTATAAATAAAAAACTGTTGTTAAAACCCATAACTTTATCTTAAATTTACCCGTTCAACTTACTACAATATCATGCTGAGGAACATTGCGTTATATCTTTTTATTAGCTTAATGGCACATATTGCCAATGCTCAAGAATCATTGTTATGGAAAGTTACCAGCCCTGATGGTAAATTTACCTCTTATATACTTTGTTCCACCGAGTTAAGTGGTGCCGAAAACTATGATGTTGCCACCGGTGCTGCAGAAATAATGGAAAAAGTAAATACTGTTGCTTTTTTTAATGTTCCCGACCCTACAGAAATTCAAAATATTCCGGTATTTATGAAATCGCCGGGTGATAATACTTTAAAAGGTTATTACAAACGTGAAGATCGTATACGTTTCGAATTAATGGTAAACGATAAATTAAAATCCAGCCCTGAAAATTATTATTCATTAAAACCATTATATGTTTTAAGTTTATTAAAAGAAAAGGATCATGCTGCTGCAGTTGATTTTCAACAAACCATTTTACTGGATATTGCATTGCAACAATCGAAGCCTACTTTAAGTATGGTAACCATCCGACAAATTGCCGGAGTAATGGATCAAATGGATTTTAGTACGCAGGCAACTGTATTAAGCAATTATGTAAATAACATTCAATCATATTTAGATGGTGATGCTGAAAAATTTAATGCATATGTTCAGCAGTCATTAACGGATTACATGAAAGTAGTAAATTCATCAGAACAACCGGCGTATATTAATGTAATGCTGAGTGGCATGAATGATTTATTATTGAAAAAAATTGAACCATTAAGTACACAACAATCTGTTTTATATGTATTAGATGCCGAATTAGTTTCAGGCGAATCAGGAATAATAAAAAAATTAAGAAACAAAGGATTTGGTGTAGTAGCAGAGCCTTTTAGTTTAAAATTATATTCCGGAAACAATCCTCAAATTACCGGATCGGCAAATCAAAATACCGCAACTGCATCAACCAGTAATATTCCTGATGATTTTCCGTCATTGACAATAATGCCGGCAATAAACGGATATGTAAATCCCGAAGAAATTAAAGTAATTAATATAAAGGAACAAAGTGCAGATGAACGCGATTATATTGCTTATCGCGATCCGTTTGGCGATTTTTTTGATATGGCTGCTGCAGATACTTTGTTTTTAGAAAGTTGGTATGAATTAAAAGGAACTGATGCCAATTTTAAAGTAAAGGTGCCATTAAAAGGTGAGTGGGAACAATCTGAAACACCATGGAGTAATGGCGGTGTGATTAAAAAATTTGTATATACGAACAACCACGCAAAATCCGATTTATTTTATTCAGTGGGTTACACTGTTTATCCGCCAACCTTTGTTCAGAATAATAAAAATAATTTCTTTGAACAATTTATTCAAAGCACAAAAGACCAAATAAGTGGAGAAATTATTTCTCAGCGCATCGTGTCCAACCCAAACTTTACAGGGCGCGAATTTACTGCTGTTGTAGGTGATTCATTTTTTGTTCGCTCACAATTTTTATTACAGGATAATGTGCTGTATCAATTACTTGTAGGTGGCCCGGGCGATAATCCGTTTAGTGTTTATGCCGAATCGTTTCTCAATTCATTTGAAACAGCATCAAATGTTTTAGTTAACTGGCATTTTTTCCAGCAACCATCATTTAATTGTTATTTACCTACACCTCCATCTAAACAAACAAAATCATACACGCTGCCAACAGGACCATTAACTGTAGTAACATATACTTCAACTGATTATAAAGAATTAATTGATTATAGTGTTATTCAAAGCACTTATCCTCC is a window encoding:
- a CDS encoding TraR/DksA family transcriptional regulator, encoding MAQKPTKKAAKTAKPKAKPVVKSKTSAKTPAKKVAPKPAKKAAAKPVKKAAPAKSAPKKAAKKVVAKAAAKPVKKAAPVKPVAKKVKAPVKPVAVKAAPAAKVQTTKAPVKTVTKNEVVKEKEVKKAVTKTVAPKPEVKKEAPVVKAVPKRLIKPVVKITPAPVNTDNRSRYSDAELAEFKELISGKLETSKSELKYLQEQISRSSEMGDDSDARFKGLEDGTSTSEREYLSQMASRQIQYIGHLEKAMIRIENKTYGICRETGKLISKERLRAVPHATLSIEAKQGKG
- a CDS encoding lipoprotein signal peptidase, with protein sequence MKKSYLAIGIIFLVLLIDQVLKFWIKTTFTLGEEINILGLSWAKLHFVENEGMAFGMELGGNYGKLALTLFRLIAVFFIGYYLYTLIKSKAGNGLIISIALVFAGAMGNIIDSVFYGVLFSASDYSVLAQFLPEGGGYTTLLHGHVVDMFYFPMADGRYPEWIPFLGGKYYSFFRPVFNVADSAITIGVLSILLFQRSIFAHTEEEQKPTEINSEPPVTHEESTEQHTIS
- a CDS encoding DUF3137 domain-containing protein: MMKNIEDLQQFYQQEIVPGLSELEILRKAQLRRLRFMWIATVVSLLLGFITLMPPLILVFLLISLLLYFFFFGFKRKRPDFKAEYKKVVIGKLIQFVAPDLVFTPNLFIPQSQYNTSKIFLSSPDIYKGEDLVEGKIDKTQVKFCELHTQDRQTDSKGRTHYVTIFKGLFFIADFNKNFAGQTYVLSDFGERFLGGFGKMLQNLSVGRPDVVRLEDVEFEKQFVVYSTDEVEARYILSPSFMEQIMAFKNKTNAKIQFSFVGNNIYMAMPMKENLFEPSLRKTVMNFEDIKSYYSQLQFCVSIVDALNLNTRVWTKQ
- a CDS encoding DUF421 domain-containing protein; the protein is MAIDTNVLLQIVLRVTVIYFIVLAGLRIMGKREIAQLSVIDFVLVLLISNAVQNAMLGPDTTLFGGIVAAITLFVINFVLKMVERYGPVKKLLEGNPVLLIYKGSVNNAHLRRVGISSDELMAVVREHGLSDFTQVDLCMLEVNGNISVLSHNYTERSVKHRSKSKTDR
- a CDS encoding TraB/GumN family protein, which translates into the protein MLRNIALYLFISLMAHIANAQESLLWKVTSPDGKFTSYILCSTELSGAENYDVATGAAEIMEKVNTVAFFNVPDPTEIQNIPVFMKSPGDNTLKGYYKREDRIRFELMVNDKLKSSPENYYSLKPLYVLSLLKEKDHAAAVDFQQTILLDIALQQSKPTLSMVTIRQIAGVMDQMDFSTQATVLSNYVNNIQSYLDGDAEKFNAYVQQSLTDYMKVVNSSEQPAYINVMLSGMNDLLLKKIEPLSTQQSVLYVLDAELVSGESGIIKKLRNKGFGVVAEPFSLKLYSGNNPQITGSANQNTATASTSNIPDDFPSLTIMPAINGYVNPEEIKVINIKEQSADERDYIAYRDPFGDFFDMAAADTLFLESWYELKGTDANFKVKVPLKGEWEQSETPWSNGGVIKKFVYTNNHAKSDLFYSVGYTVYPPTFVQNNKNNFFEQFIQSTKDQISGEIISQRIVSNPNFTGREFTAVVGDSFFVRSQFLLQDNVLYQLLVGGPGDNPFSVYAESFLNSFETASNVLVNWHFFQQPSFNCYLPTPPSKQTKSYTLPTGPLTVVTYTSTDYKELIDYSVIQSTYPPGHKFGNKNAFFDDLIAAAEKSYIGKAYKVEKVENNGIEGRYVEMQLMNSKIYRIYFYFDGNTVYQFAAGGDGQILVSNNATRFIQSIHFLTLEDK